ATCAATTTATCTCTTTCTATTCTGATCAAGCGCCATAAAGAGATTGGCATTAGAAAAGTAAATGGAGCGTTAAGCACAAGCATCATAAAACAGTTTACTCTCGAATCTATATTAACTATAATAATATCTTTCTTAATTGCCATTCTGCTTGCTGAGATTGTTCTTCCTTATCTAAGCAACCTTCTCGATGGTCAGATATATAAAAATGTGTATCAGTTACCTTCCGTTTTCTTGTTTATGACAGTGCTTATTGTAATTCTTATTACAATCACAGGTATATTACCATCCCTTAAAGTGTCTTCGATAAAGGCAATTGAAATCTTCCGTAAGAGTGATGGAGTTAAAGGTATGTCATCATATTCGTTCAGAAATATATTAATTGTTATTCAGTTTTTAGTTTCAGTTGTACTTATTGCATCAACATTCATAATTGCAGAGCAAATAAAGTTTTTACGCACAAAGGAACTTGGATATTCTACAAAGAATATCATTAATTGCCCTATCACATCTAATAAGAGGGCTTTAATCGATGATTTAAAGGGACAACTATTGGCTATGCCAGATGTTGAAAAGGTGAGTTTTTCTTTGGGAGCCCCTACATCTGGGTCAAATGCAAATACTGGATTCCAATCGCCATATAAGAAAGATGGAGAAAGAAGTTTGGTTAGTTTTAAATGTGTAGATTATGATTATGCTGAGACTTTTGACATCAAGTTAATTGCAGGTAGATGGTGGAATGCAGAGGTTAGAAACGATTCTGTTAATGAGTTTCTCGTTAACGAAACATTTATTAAAAGGCTTGGATTTCCTAGAGATAATGAATCATTGGGAACAGTTATAAGCATTGCAGGAAATAAGGGGCCTATAATTGGCGTGATAAAGGATTTTCACTCTTCTTCGCTACGCAATAGTATTGAACCATTGTTGTTTGCACAAATTAGACAACTATACTATAATCTGAGCATAAAGTTGAAACCAAACTATAGTCCCAATACTATTAAGCAAATTCAGGACAAATGGCAAACTGCTTTTCCCGATGATATATGGGAGTATCAATACTTCGATGATTCTATAAAGGAACAATATAAGGGTGATGAACGAACTTTCAAGTTGGCAGTAACCGCATCATGGATTGCAATTTGCATTGCTCTGCTTGGATTATTTGGTATCTCAGGCTATACCATTCAACAGAAAACAAAAACAATTTGTTTGCGAAAATTTTTAGGAGCCGAGGTTCCAGGGTTAATCATCTACCTATCAAAACGATTCGTGTATATGGTTCTGATTGCGAACATTATTGGTTTGCCAATTGCCTATTATGCAATAAACAAGTGGTTAAGCCAGTTTGCCTATCATGTTAATATCAATTTGATTTACTTTGCTGCAACCTTATTGCTTTCGGTATTAATTAGTATTTTAATAATCAGCTACTATGCTGTTCGCACAGCAAATCAAAATCCAGCGGTGGTGTTAAGGAATGAGTAAATAAAGAGGGAAATTAGTGACCAGAATAGAGTTTCTAGCAGAACCTATTCTGGTTTTTTATACCTATTTCATTCATTTTCTAAAATTTGCATTGTACTATAAATGTATTCTAAATTAACATTTTGTCGAATTAGGTCAGCCAGTTTATTGTACTGTTCATCCTTAAATGCTGAATAATCGAATTTTGTATTGATATCATTAAACCCACTTTCGTTTAGAATAGAATTTACTACAGTCTGATTGTCAAATATCCCATGAATATAGGTGCCCCATGTTTTGGAGTTTAAAAAGTAGCCATCTTTTCTATTGTCATTAATAATGCAAAGAGGACTTTCATTTGTTGATATGGTTTCTCCCATGTGAATTTCATACCCTTTACAATCTTCTCCGCCTCTAAGAAAAGAAAAAGAGCATTGTTCCGTTACCTTTTCATTAGTGAGGGTTGTTATAACAGGTAATATTCCAAGGCCTTGAATGGTCTCAATATCACCTTCGATATGGAGTGGATCATGAATTTCCTCACCCATAATCTGAAAACCTCCACAAATCCCATAAACGGCCTTGCCGTTTTCGTGTGCATTGATAATCGCTTTTGCCATGCCCGATTTTTGGAGATAAATGATATCCGAAATAGTATTTTTCGAACCTGGAATTATAACTATATCAGCATTCGATAAATCGTTTACATTCTCTGCATAATAAGTATGAACATCAGGTATTCGCTCTAGTTGGTTGAAATCGGTAAAATTTGACATGTGCCTTAAAAGGACGATTGCAATATTGATTTTACCTTTTGATATATCCTTCGATCTACTATCTAAAATAACGGAATCTTCCTGTTCAATATGTATATCACGGAAATAAGGAATAATTCCAACTACAGGTACCCCTGTAATTTCTTCGAGAATTTTTTTTCCCTCTCTGAATAGTTCAATATC
This DNA window, taken from Bacteroidales bacterium, encodes the following:
- a CDS encoding FtsX-like permease family protein, giving the protein MLKNYLTISLRNILKNRFFTFVNIFGLSIGIATSILIYLYIMHELSYDKEQPKYERIYRVVSDNTHENKVEHEAITPNPLIPTLRNEMTIPEGMTRIIFWENGVFSCDNKKYKLNNLLFIEPQFFDVFSVEWLVGSPSVFKSPNVAVITESTARKLFGTLDVINKPIKLNGKSALTIMGLIKDSRLTNIPFTILISYESYPKLEMPFAIDSWSTTISGFQSFLVLKDINDSNDVERQINRIVKKSTSERDSSDVFSLQPLSKVRTDITYGRSNLNGFTDPTYLVISAIVGFFVLLLGCINYINLSLSILIKRHKEIGIRKVNGALSTSIIKQFTLESILTIIISFLIAILLAEIVLPYLSNLLDGQIYKNVYQLPSVFLFMTVLIVILITITGILPSLKVSSIKAIEIFRKSDGVKGMSSYSFRNILIVIQFLVSVVLIASTFIIAEQIKFLRTKELGYSTKNIINCPITSNKRALIDDLKGQLLAMPDVEKVSFSLGAPTSGSNANTGFQSPYKKDGERSLVSFKCVDYDYAETFDIKLIAGRWWNAEVRNDSVNEFLVNETFIKRLGFPRDNESLGTVISIAGNKGPIIGVIKDFHSSSLRNSIEPLLFAQIRQLYYNLSIKLKPNYSPNTIKQIQDKWQTAFPDDIWEYQYFDDSIKEQYKGDERTFKLAVTASWIAICIALLGLFGISGYTIQQKTKTICLRKFLGAEVPGLIIYLSKRFVYMVLIANIIGLPIAYYAINKWLSQFAYHVNINLIYFAATLLLSVLISILIISYYAVRTANQNPAVVLRNE
- a CDS encoding cobyric acid synthase — translated: MNKNLRPIMFVGTGSDVGKSVINAAFCRIFLQDGYHPAPFKAQNMSLNSYATPDGLEIGRAQAVQAEACGIECSVDMNPILLKPTGYLNSQVVLKGKPIGNKSASEFFVHTDRDKLFHEAMDSYRNLEKIYNPIVIEGAGSISEINLWKYDITNMRVALDVNASTYLIADIDKGGIFASVYGTIQLLPKEERELIKGIIINKFRGDIELFREGKKILEEITGVPVVGIIPYFRDIHIEQEDSVILDSRSKDISKGKINIAIVLLRHMSNFTDFNQLERIPDVHTYYAENVNDLSNADIVIIPGSKNTISDIIYLQKSGMAKAIINAHENGKAVYGICGGFQIMGEEIHDPLHIEGDIETIQGLGILPVITTLTNEKVTEQCSFSFLRGGEDCKGYEIHMGETISTNESPLCIINDNRKDGYFLNSKTWGTYIHGIFDNQTVVNSILNESGFNDINTKFDYSAFKDEQYNKLADLIRQNVNLEYIYSTMQILENE